From a region of the Arachis ipaensis cultivar K30076 chromosome B09, Araip1.1, whole genome shotgun sequence genome:
- the LOC107614868 gene encoding toll/interleukin-1 receptor-like protein, with amino-acid sequence MALSVAAAASSSYSQASLTHQYDVFISFRGEDTRNGFTSHLHSALRRNQIETFIDYRIQKGGGIWSELVEAIRDSNLFLVIFSENYASSKWCLRELVEIMECKKKNENVIVVIPVFYRIEPTNVRKQTGTYHTAFAEHERSTDRKEVEQWRTALTEAANLSGFQCDHHR; translated from the coding sequence ATGGCACTCTCagttgctgctgctgcttcttcttcttattctcaaGCATCTCTCACTCATCAATACGATGTCTTTATCAGCTTCAGAGGTGAGGACACGCGTAACGGCTTCACCAGCCATCTTCATTCTGCTCTCCGCAGAAATCAGATTGAGACGTTCATAGATTACAGAATCCAGAAAGGAGGAGGCATCTGGAGCGAACTTGTTGAGGCCATCAGAGACTCAAACTTGTTTCTTGTTATCTTCTCTGAGAATTATGCTTCCTCAAAGTGGTGCTTGAGAGAGCTGGTGGAGATCATGGAAtgcaagaagaagaatgaaaatgtGATTGTTGTGATTCCAGTGTTCTACAGAATAGAACCCACAAATGTTCGCAAGCAGACCGGAACTTACCACACAGCATTCGCTGAGCATGAGAGATCCACGGACCGTAAAGAAGTGGAGCAATGGAGGACTGCACTCACTGAAGCTGCCAATCTTTCTGGCTTCCAATGCGATCACCACAGGTAA